The DNA segment TAAGAACAATTGTGGGGCTGGAAAAATATGTACTTTTCATTAAAAGCCGTGTCAGGTACAGCATTGTAAAGCTTTTCCCGCTTCCGGTAGCGCCAAAGTAGGTGCCGCCTTTACCATTGCCATGCGGACGCATATTTTCTTTTATGGAGTCAAACAATTTTCTTGCGGCGTAGTACTGCGGGTAACGGCAGACAATCTTTATATCCTCTTTTGAAGTATCAGGGAAAAAGATAAAGTTGCGGATAATATCAATCACACGATCCTTATTGAACATTCCCCTAACCATTGTATAAAGGGAATTGATACCTTCCTCTTCTTTAAGCTCGCTGCCGTCTGTTTTACGCCATGCATAAAAAAAATCATAGGGCGCAAACAGAGAACCAGCCCTGTTATTCACGCCGTCACTGATTACGCAAAAGGTATTGTATTTTAAAAGTTCAGGAATATCCCGGCGGTAGCGGACTGTTAGCTGTGTGTATGCATCTTTTATAGAGGTATTTTCCCTGATGGCGCTTTTAAATTCAATCACAACAAGCGGAAGGCCGTTTATATAAACAATTGCGTCCGGAATACGTTTTTCATATCCCTGAATTTCAAGCTGATTGACGATTTTATAAATATTTCTATTTGCGTTATATTCTGCCCCCTCTTTTACCGTAATTGTCGGTACTTCATCAGCACTCGGCATGCGGAAAGCTGGTAAGCTGCCAAAATCAATGAGTTGAATATAAAGGTCTTTTCTGCTTCTGTCTCCTTCCTGTCCATTGGAAGCAGACAGTTCCCGTTTAAGGAAAAAGCCATCCGAGATCAGCTTAAGGATTTCCTTATTGCTTTCATACAAGGCTGAAGCCGGATACAGTTCCAGTTTGCGGATAATGGTTTCTATTTCGTTAAGCGTAATATT comes from the bacterium genome and includes:
- a CDS encoding type I restriction endonuclease, which produces MKNVNNNSEFSTHNSAFTSFTEAKLEQAVIELFEAEGYQYLSGEQIHKEMTEVLLRDDLKQYLLNRYSDDNITLNEIETIIRKLELYPASALYESNKEILKLISDGFFLKRELSASNGQEGDRSRKDLYIQLIDFGSLPAFRMPSADEVPTITVKEGAEYNANRNIYKIVNQLEIQGYEKRIPDAIVYINGLPLVVIEFKSAIRENTSIKDAYTQLTVRYRRDIPELLKYNTFCVISDGVNNRAGSLFAPYDFFYAWRKTDGSELKEEEGINSLYTMVRGMFNKDRVIDIIRNFIFFPDTSKEDIKIVCRYPQYYAARKLFDSIKENMRPHGNGKGGTYFGATGSGKSFTMLYLTRLLMKSTYFSSPTIVL